A window of the Erpetoichthys calabaricus chromosome 10, fErpCal1.3, whole genome shotgun sequence genome harbors these coding sequences:
- the LOC127529474 gene encoding putative ferric-chelate reductase 1 yields the protein MMPSHACTAQTSNPPYTITPDKTVYKEGDQITVTLRAQMNAFQGFILEARQIGGSTAVGTFNVTNPADSQTLQCLTANSAVTHISNSPKAQIQVIWFAPVSPNLGNLEFRASVVENLTVFWVDVKSLTVKSVLSRALATQPNTVTYLPILMVSCFHVICSWWS from the exons ATGATGCCATCACATGCCTGCACGGCCCAAACATCAAACCCTCCGTATACCATCACACCAGATAAAACAGTTTACAAGGAAGGAGACCAAATTACAG TGACACTTCGAGCACAAATGAATGCATTTCAAGGATTCATTCTAGAGGCTCGGCAAATTGGTGGAAGTACGGCTGTTGGCACATTCAATGTAACAAATCCAGCAGACTCTCAAACTCTTCAGTGCCTTACAGCG AATTCAGCCGTTACTCACATCTCTAATTCACCAAAGGCACAAATTCAAGTTATCTGGTTTGCTCCGGTTTCTCCCAATTTAGGAAATCTGGAATTCAG ggcATCAGTCGTTGAAAACTTAACAGTCTTTTGGGTTGATGTTAAAAGTTTGACTGTGAAAAGTGTTCTATCTCGAGCTTTGGCAACACAGCCA AATACTGTCACATATCTACCAATTCTAATGGTGTCTTGCTTTCACGTCATCTGTTCTTGGTGGAGTTAA